In Flavobacterium sp., a single window of DNA contains:
- a CDS encoding DUF3606 domain-containing protein, with protein sequence MENLHNNGQEQNAHIDISQQAEIQQWAEKLNVPEEILKDAVRAAGTTVEEVAEHLNDNSPSRESASETVRLKDGPWHDEKGNGKHQNPQGKSIEEATDPSKLSQL encoded by the coding sequence ATGGAAAATCTACATAATAACGGACAAGAGCAGAACGCTCATATTGATATTTCACAGCAGGCTGAAATCCAGCAGTGGGCTGAAAAGTTAAATGTCCCTGAGGAGATATTAAAAGATGCCGTAAGGGCAGCAGGCACTACTGTGGAAGAAGTAGCTGAGCACTTGAATGATAATTCTCCTTCTAGAGAAAGCGCCTCAGAAACCGTTCGCTTGAAAGACGGTCCCTGGCATGATGAAAAAGGGAATGGTAAGCATCAAAATCCGCAGGGAAAAAGCATTGAAGAGGCAACAGACCCTTCAAAACTATCACAGCTTTAA
- a CDS encoding alpha-ketoglutarate-dependent dioxygenase AlkB, whose amino-acid sequence MMLFDDTEIFSSGNGGRRIFDVPDADLLLIDNFFSKTESDHYYNVLYHGTPWREYEMPMYDKVVTAPRMISWYGDSSRPERKSNPDWPLELLQIRERVEKETRINFNGVLLNLYRDGTDGVGWHSDKTSSSNKNMNIASVTFGETRLFRLRHKVLKNMAPIEIPLHHGTFLLMAGSTNTYWEHQVPKTARPVLPRINLTFRQVREI is encoded by the coding sequence ATGATGCTTTTTGATGACACCGAAATTTTTTCATCAGGCAACGGCGGCAGGAGAATATTTGACGTCCCTGATGCCGACCTGCTGCTAATTGATAATTTCTTCAGCAAAACCGAATCCGATCATTACTACAATGTTTTATACCACGGCACACCGTGGAGGGAATATGAAATGCCCATGTATGACAAAGTGGTTACAGCTCCCCGCATGATCTCGTGGTACGGGGACAGCAGCAGGCCTGAACGTAAATCAAATCCGGATTGGCCTTTGGAACTGCTCCAGATCAGGGAGCGCGTGGAAAAGGAAACCCGCATAAACTTTAACGGCGTACTGCTCAATTTGTACAGAGATGGCACCGATGGTGTGGGATGGCACAGCGACAAGACCTCATCGAGCAATAAGAATATGAACATCGCTTCTGTGACTTTCGGAGAAACGCGTCTGTTCCGCCTGCGTCATAAAGTACTCAAAAATATGGCGCCAATCGAGATTCCGCTGCACCACGGAACCTTTCTTCTCATGGCAGGCAGCACCAATACCTACTGGGAGCACCAGGTGCCTAAGACGGCCCGTCCCGTACTGCCCAGAATCAACCTTACCTTTCGTCAGGTCAGGGAAATATAA
- the dnaE gene encoding DNA polymerase III subunit alpha, with protein MYLNCHSFHSLRYGTIPLEELISKAAALGVRAMALTDINTVTGIYDFIKGCQAAGIKPIVGIEFRSEHQLRYIGLAKNAAGLAEMNRFLTRHNFENAPLTLSAPDFENVFVIYPLENVPAVLKEHEFIGIRPEQTPVLILSDWKNQIDKMVVLQPVTFRTKTEYKLHKILRAVDLNVILSRLGNPDYCRKTEVMVDLGRILKCYEGYPQIISNTEMIIEQCNFEFDFKTPKNKKYYTNNKKDDLQLLTTLAQKGLEWRYGKNNAEAKSRMFRELKVIDQLEFSGYFLITWDIIRFSNSQRFLHIGRGSGANSIIAYCLGITDICPLELDLYFERFLNLNRKSPPDFDIDWSWKERDIILEYIFSRYGYDHVAFCGTNVEFKYRSIFREVGKVFGLPKEELDALAKNPMTLHPANEVVREVQQYGMMLEKYPNQRSMHSCGILISEEPITNYSVLEMPPKGFPIVLFDMHTAEDIGLEKFDILSQRGIGHIDDSVKLIEKNRGIRLNIRDTSISKDEASCNSFLSMGKTIGCFYIESPAMRGLLRRLKCDNYKTLVAASSIIRPGVAQSGMMKEYIFRHNHPDRFEYFHPVFEQQLGETYGIMVYQEDVIKIALHYGGLPAADGDILRRAMSGKGRSKAALQKVKDNFFASCAAQGHPLALSQEIYRQIESFAGYSFCKAHSASYAVESYQSLYLKVHYPIEFMVAVINNQGGFYRTEVYVHEAKMSGAAVHNPCVNKSQLETTLYGSDVYLGFMHLQSLESKTAVLIQQEREKNGLYKSLEDFINRIPIGIEAIQILIFIGAFRFTGKTKNQLLVIARLILVNFKPENRAPMLLHEPVKEFVLPQLERSPFEDAFDEIELLGFPVSCSPFDLLQTPFRGSVMAKDLLDHHKKQVRMLAYLISRKHVPTKMGAMYFGTWIDAEGQLFDTAHFTDSLAMYPFQGGGCYLLLGSVEVDYHFPTITVTKMAKMPFIPDPRYEQENDWKYRAQQRIREDVSMTHRAPYPQEHEINIPRLKMSN; from the coding sequence ATGTATCTCAACTGCCATTCCTTCCACTCCCTGCGTTATGGCACCATACCGCTTGAAGAGCTGATATCCAAGGCAGCCGCCTTGGGTGTCAGGGCTATGGCACTCACTGATATTAATACCGTAACAGGGATATATGATTTCATAAAAGGATGCCAGGCTGCAGGTATCAAGCCTATTGTCGGAATAGAATTCCGGTCAGAGCATCAGCTTCGCTATATCGGGCTGGCAAAAAATGCGGCGGGCCTTGCTGAGATGAACCGCTTTCTGACCCGGCATAATTTTGAGAATGCCCCGCTTACTTTGTCCGCTCCGGACTTTGAAAATGTTTTTGTGATTTATCCTCTGGAGAATGTGCCCGCAGTTTTAAAAGAACATGAGTTTATCGGGATTCGTCCTGAACAGACCCCTGTACTGATTCTCAGTGACTGGAAGAACCAAATAGACAAGATGGTCGTGCTCCAGCCTGTTACCTTCCGCACCAAAACGGAATACAAGCTGCACAAGATACTGCGGGCCGTCGACCTGAATGTAATTCTTTCACGACTCGGCAATCCCGATTACTGCAGGAAAACAGAAGTGATGGTGGATCTGGGCAGGATCCTGAAATGTTATGAAGGATACCCGCAGATCATTTCCAATACGGAAATGATTATTGAGCAGTGCAATTTTGAATTTGATTTCAAAACGCCGAAAAACAAGAAATACTACACCAATAACAAAAAGGATGACTTGCAGCTTCTGACCACCCTTGCCCAGAAGGGGCTCGAATGGCGCTATGGAAAAAATAATGCAGAAGCAAAATCAAGAATGTTCCGAGAGCTCAAGGTAATTGACCAGCTGGAATTCAGCGGCTATTTTTTAATCACCTGGGATATCATCCGATTCAGCAATTCTCAGAGGTTTCTGCACATTGGGCGTGGCAGCGGCGCCAACAGCATCATCGCCTACTGCCTTGGGATTACCGATATATGTCCTTTGGAACTGGATCTGTATTTTGAGCGTTTTTTGAACCTGAACCGCAAAAGTCCTCCCGATTTTGACATTGACTGGAGCTGGAAGGAACGTGACATAATTCTGGAATACATTTTCTCGCGTTACGGATATGACCATGTGGCATTCTGCGGCACCAATGTAGAATTCAAATATCGTTCTATTTTTCGCGAGGTAGGCAAGGTTTTTGGGCTTCCTAAGGAAGAACTCGATGCGCTTGCCAAAAACCCGATGACCCTGCATCCGGCAAACGAAGTCGTCCGTGAAGTGCAGCAGTACGGCATGATGCTGGAGAAATATCCCAACCAGAGAAGCATGCATTCCTGCGGCATCCTGATTTCCGAAGAGCCCATCACCAACTATTCCGTGCTGGAAATGCCTCCAAAGGGGTTTCCCATCGTGCTTTTTGACATGCATACCGCCGAAGATATCGGGCTTGAAAAGTTTGATATCCTGAGCCAGCGCGGGATCGGCCATATTGATGACAGCGTAAAACTGATTGAGAAAAACCGAGGCATAAGGCTCAACATCCGTGACACCTCGATTTCAAAAGATGAAGCCAGCTGCAACAGCTTTCTTTCAATGGGAAAAACCATAGGCTGTTTTTATATCGAGAGCCCTGCCATGAGAGGGCTGCTGCGGCGTCTGAAATGTGACAATTATAAAACCCTTGTGGCAGCCTCCTCCATCATACGCCCGGGGGTCGCGCAATCGGGAATGATGAAGGAATATATCTTCAGGCACAATCATCCCGACAGGTTTGAATACTTCCATCCGGTGTTCGAGCAGCAGCTCGGGGAAACCTACGGCATTATGGTATATCAGGAAGATGTCATTAAAATTGCCCTGCATTACGGCGGGCTTCCTGCAGCCGACGGGGACATTCTGCGCCGTGCCATGTCTGGAAAAGGACGCTCCAAAGCCGCATTGCAGAAAGTAAAAGACAATTTTTTTGCATCCTGCGCGGCCCAGGGGCACCCCTTGGCGCTCAGCCAGGAAATATACCGCCAGATCGAGTCCTTTGCCGGATATTCGTTCTGCAAGGCACACTCAGCCTCCTATGCCGTGGAAAGCTACCAGAGCCTGTATCTGAAAGTGCATTATCCAATCGAATTTATGGTGGCGGTAATCAACAATCAGGGTGGTTTCTACCGAACCGAAGTGTATGTCCACGAAGCGAAGATGTCAGGGGCGGCAGTGCACAATCCCTGCGTGAACAAAAGCCAGTTGGAAACCACTTTGTATGGTTCCGATGTCTATCTGGGGTTCATGCACCTGCAGAGCCTTGAATCCAAAACAGCTGTTTTGATCCAGCAGGAACGGGAAAAAAATGGGCTTTACAAGTCACTGGAGGATTTTATCAACCGCATACCCATTGGAATTGAAGCCATACAGATTCTGATTTTCATCGGCGCATTCCGGTTCACCGGGAAAACAAAAAACCAGCTGCTGGTCATTGCCCGTCTAATTCTGGTAAACTTCAAGCCCGAGAACCGCGCACCGATGCTGCTTCATGAGCCTGTAAAGGAATTTGTACTGCCGCAGCTGGAACGCTCCCCTTTTGAAGATGCCTTTGATGAGATTGAACTGCTGGGCTTTCCGGTCTCCTGTTCCCCTTTTGATCTGCTTCAGACTCCTTTCAGGGGAAGTGTCATGGCAAAAGACCTTTTGGACCATCATAAAAAACAGGTCCGAATGCTGGCTTATCTGATCTCCCGCAAGCATGTGCCCACAAAGATGGGCGCTATGTATTTCGGCACCTGGATAGATGCTGAAGGGCAGCTTTTTGATACGGCGCATTTTACCGACAGCCTGGCCATGTATCCTTTTCAGGGAGGAGGATGCTACCTGCTGCTGGGCAGTGTGGAAGTGGATTACCATTTCCCCACCATAACGGTTACCAAGATGGCTAAAATGCCCTTTATACCAGATCCGCGCTATGAACAGGAGAACGACTGGAAATACAGGGCGCAGCAGAGAATACGCGAAGATGTGAGCATGACCCATCGCGCTCCCTATCCGCAGGAACATGAAATCAATATTCCAAGGCTTAAAATGAGCAATTAA
- the dinB gene encoding DNA polymerase IV, with the protein MNRAIVHIDMNTFFVSCERLTNSELKGIPLIIGGGERGVVASCSYEARRFGVRSAMPIQMALRLCPQAKVMKGDMELYSRLSHDVTEIIQEKAPVVEKASIDEFYLDITGMDKFYGSYKWTDELAQRITKETGLPLTFALSINKTVSKIGTGEGKQKQNLEIPEHLVQSFLNPLSVRKIPMVGDKTFQLLSRIGIRTIKTLSEMPAEALQRMIGQNGIELWKKANGIDNNPVEPYTERKSISTEHTFSQDTIDIDKLGRVILGMVEKLSYQLRSEQWLTSTVTVKIRYANFDTETKQCRVQYTSADHLLTQTAMDLFDKLYQRRMRLRLIGVRFSGLVRGTYQIDLFNDTQEMLALYQAMDRMKNRYGFDAVMRCAGASFKPNTKDEILKRKK; encoded by the coding sequence ATGAACCGGGCTATTGTACACATTGACATGAACACCTTTTTCGTCTCCTGCGAAAGGCTTACCAATTCAGAGCTTAAAGGGATTCCGCTGATTATCGGCGGGGGCGAGCGCGGCGTTGTGGCTTCCTGCTCCTATGAGGCGCGCCGTTTCGGGGTGCGTTCGGCAATGCCCATCCAGATGGCGCTCAGGCTTTGTCCTCAGGCCAAGGTTATGAAAGGCGATATGGAACTCTATTCAAGGCTCTCCCATGACGTTACCGAAATCATTCAGGAGAAAGCCCCTGTGGTGGAAAAGGCCTCTATTGATGAATTTTATCTTGACATCACCGGAATGGATAAATTCTACGGAAGCTACAAGTGGACCGATGAGCTGGCGCAGCGCATCACAAAGGAAACCGGCCTTCCCCTCACCTTTGCCCTTTCCATCAATAAAACGGTATCGAAGATCGGAACAGGTGAAGGAAAACAGAAACAGAACCTGGAGATCCCGGAGCATCTGGTGCAGTCTTTTTTAAACCCGCTCTCAGTTCGGAAAATACCGATGGTGGGCGATAAAACCTTCCAGCTCTTATCCCGAATCGGCATACGCACCATTAAGACCCTTTCTGAAATGCCAGCCGAAGCGCTCCAGCGCATGATCGGCCAGAACGGCATTGAACTCTGGAAAAAAGCCAATGGCATTGACAACAACCCCGTGGAACCGTATACCGAAAGAAAGTCGATTTCCACCGAGCATACTTTTTCACAGGATACAATCGACATCGACAAGCTTGGAAGGGTTATCCTGGGTATGGTCGAGAAGCTTTCGTATCAGCTGCGCTCCGAGCAGTGGCTCACCTCAACGGTTACGGTCAAGATCCGGTATGCCAACTTTGATACAGAAACCAAGCAGTGCAGGGTGCAGTACACTTCGGCTGACCATCTGCTGACCCAGACCGCAATGGATCTTTTTGACAAACTCTACCAGCGCCGGATGCGCCTGCGCCTGATTGGGGTGCGTTTCAGCGGACTGGTGCGGGGAACCTATCAGATTGACCTGTTTAACGATACCCAGGAAATGCTGGCGCTCTACCAGGCTATGGACCGGATGAAAAACCGTTACGGTTTTGATGCGGTGATGCGCTGCGCCGGTGCTTCCTTTAAGCCGAATACCAAAGACGAAATCTTAAAACGTAAAAAATAA